Proteins from a single region of Electrophorus electricus isolate fEleEle1 chromosome 5, fEleEle1.pri, whole genome shotgun sequence:
- the LOC118241458 gene encoding LOW QUALITY PROTEIN: NLR family CARD domain-containing protein 3-like (The sequence of the model RefSeq protein was modified relative to this genomic sequence to represent the inferred CDS: inserted 4 bases in 2 codons; deleted 4 bases in 2 codons) → MDYPPDLKSGPVTSILRRGSQRAAILAPSCLSMKSDGSMDYPPDLKSGPVTSVLRDQKKPVNISKEKLESVFKELEDKIISLVKNELKRFKNLLSSDYPACTERQVEDEEDQSSVREGALKITLHVLRKMNRTDLANTLLTKLAPACHRKLKSKLRDKCQKIHEGISQQGTTALLNEIYTELYITEGGSGEVNNEHEVRQIETSSRRPATQETPIKCSDIFRPLPGQDKAIRTVLTKGVAGIGKTVSVQKFILDWSEGNVNQDVLFRFPLPFRELNLLKEKKFSLVELHHFFPETCELKPKHYTNYKILFIFDGLDECRLPLDFQNNERSWDVTXSTSVDVLLTNLIKGNLLPFALLWITSRPAAANQIPPECVDQVTEVRGFSEPQKEEYFKKRISDQGLANRIITHMKSSKSLYIMCHIPVFCWIAATVLERMLGEAESGEIPKTLTQMFTHFLIFQLRHKDQKYGQSMKGQKGPTHPGHMREHVLALGKLAFQQLEKGNLIFYEEDLRNSGIDVREMTVYSGMCAQIFREEFELQLGKSFSFVHLSVQEFLAAVYVCPSSTNTNVLQQTYSGFFSIFKTPMSVFLNSAVDKALHSQNGHLDLFLRFLLGLSLESNQTLLRGLLTKRGRCSHSREETVKYIKEKISENPSPEKSINLFHCLNELNDHSLVQEVQTYLSRGGNSSLHGARLSPAQWSALVFVLLNSEEELDEFDLRKYDPSEDCLLRLLPVVKASRKAILSGCGLTEESCKSLTSVLQTENSXRELEMNNNDLQNSGVEQLCAGLKSSYCKLEILSIATCNLGENTCENLASALQLPNSLLRELDLSNNDLNNSGVEQFSAGLKSSHYKLELLRRDLLSGCLVTEEGCSSLASALRSNPPHLKELDLMYNHPGESGVKLLSARLEDLHCRLDTLRHLVCVRGLNGHAGVHVHPGSRRATSPNGPPLACHSRSIPATFGYRLGIQWPSVSHLVQAVCLALCRLHLAGQTIIRVNRNKKQEQDVLRLSVGQSNTPMLALKPLPPALSKLPERLTHGHPAFDFNIQQDVSGDPPNLQCHGTLYVSVASMDMQGCTSAPVPDVLPPPAVLHSPATLGVSQRRLKARTPKKFLGVFPSTSGVDTDTSHGPLPNLLGSRQQGKLRRPEELSGPYRQDNLEQMSAEQCDNH, encoded by the exons ATGGATTATCCTCCTGACCTCAAAAGTGGACCTGTGACCTCAATCCTACG GAgggggagccagagagcagcAATTCTAGCACCCAGCTGTTtgtctatgaagagtgatgGGTCCATGGATTATCCTCCTGACCTCAAAAGTGGACCTGTGACCTCAGTCCTAcg tGACCAGAAGAAGcctgtaaacatttctaaagaaaagCTGGAGTCAGTGTTCAAG gagctggaggacaaaatCATCTCTCTGGTGAAGAATGAGCTGAAGAGATTTAAGAATCTACTGAGCTcagattacccagcatgcactgagagacaggtggaggatgaggaggatcagagcagtgtcagagagggGGCACTGAAGATCACACTGCACGTCCTGAGGAAGATGAACCGGACAGACCTCGctaacacactactgacca AACTGGCCCCTGCTTGCCACAGAAAGCTCAAATCCAAACTGAGGGACAAATGTCAGAAGATTCATGAAGGAATCTCACAGCAGGGAACCACAGCActtctgaatgagatctacacagagctctacatcacagagggagggagcggagaggtcaataatgagcatgaggtgagacagattgagacatCGTCCAGGAGAccagcaacacaggagacacccatcaaatgcagtgacatctttagacccttaccaggacaagacaaagccatcagaactgtgctgactaaaggagtggctggaattggcaaaacagtctctgtgcagaagttcataCTGGACTGGTCTGAAGGAAATGTAAATCAGGATGTTCTCTTCAGATTCCCACTTCCttttagggagctgaatttgctgaaggagaaaaagttcagtCTGGTGGAGCTTCATCACTTTTTTCCAGAAACATGTGAATTAAAACCTAAACATTATACAAACTACAAAATtctgttcatctttgatggtctggatgagtgtAGACTTCCTCTAGATTTCCAGAACAATGAGAGATCGTGGGATGTAAC GTCGACCTCAGtggatgtgctgctgacaaacctcatcaaggggaatctgcttcccTTTGCTCTTCTTTGGATAACCtctcgaccagcagcagccaatcagatccctcctgagtgtgttgaccaGGTAACAGAGGTAAGAGGGTTCAGTGAACCACAGAAAGAGGAGTATTTCAagaagagaatcagtgatcaggGCCTGGCCAacagaatcatcacacacatgaagtcGTCAAAAAGCCTCtacatcatgtgccacattccagtcttttgttggattgcagccactgttttagagagaatgttgggtgaagcagagagtggagagatccccaagactctgactcagatgttcacacacttcctgatctttcagcTCAGACACAAGGATCAAAAGTATGGACAAAGTATGAAAGGACAAAAAGGTCCCACTCACCCAGGTCACATGAGAGAACATGTTttggcactgggaaaactggctttccAACAGCTAGAAAAAGGCAACCTGATATTCTATGAGGAAGATCTGAGAAACAGTGGCATTGATGTCAGAGAAATGACAGTGTATTCAGGAATGTGCGCTCAGATCTTCAGAGAGGAGTTTGAGCTACAGCTGGGGAAGTCATTCAGCTTTGTTCATCTGAgtgttcaggagtttctggctgctgTATATGTTTGTCCTTCA TCCACCAATACCAATGTGCTGCAACAGACATACTCTggatttttcagtattttcaaaaccccaatgtctgtcttcctcaacagtgcagtggacaaggccttacatagtcaaaatggacacctggaccttttcctccgcttccttctgggtctctcactggagtccaatcagactctctTACGAGGCCTACTGACAAAGCGAGGAAGAtgctcacacagcagagaggaaacaGTCAAGTATATCAAGGAGAAGATCAGTGAGAATCCCtctccagagaaatccatcaatctgttccactgtctgaatgaactgaatgatcatTCTCTAGTGCAGGAAGTCCAAACATACCTGAGCAGAGGAGGTAACAGTAGTCTCCATGGAGCCAGActgtctcctgctcagtggtcagctctggtgtttgtgttgctgaactctgaagaggagctggatgagtttgacctgaggaaatatgacccatcagaggactgtctactgagactgctgccagtggtcaaagcatccagaaaagccat actatctggctgtggtctcacagaagagtcttgcaaatccctcacatcagttctacaaacagaaaactc cagagagctggagatgaataataatgatctgcagaattcaggagtggagcagctctgtgctggactgaagagttcatactgtaaactggagattctcag TATAGCTACCTGTAATCTT GgggaaaacacttgtgaaaatTTGGCATCAGCTTTGCAACTGCCAAACTCCCTCCTGAGGGAACTGGACCTAAGTAACAATGACCTGAacaattcaggagtggagcagttctctgctggactgaagagttcacactatAAACTGGAGTTACTCAGGAGAGATTT actgtctggttgtttggtcacagaggaaggctgttcttctctggcttcagctctgaggtcaaacccccctcacctgaaagaactggacctgatgtacaaccacccaggagagtcaggagtgaagctgctctctgctagactggaggatctCCACTGTAGACTGGACACACTCAG GCACCTTGTATGTGTCCGTGGCCTCAATGGACATGCGGGCGTGCACGTCCAccccggttccagacgtgctaccTCCCCCAACGGTCCTCCACTCGCCTGCCACTCTAGGAGCATCCCAGCAACG tttgggTATCGACTAGGGATTCAA TGGCCCAGCGTCAGCCACCTTGTCCAGGCCGTGTGCCTGGCGCTTTGTCGACTTCACCTGGCTGGTCAGACCATCATCAGGGTGAACAG GaacaaaaagcaggaacaggatgttctgcGCCTGAGCGTTGGCCAGTCCAACACACCCATGTTGGCCCTGAAACCTCTCCCTCCCGCGCTGAGTAAGCTCCCAGAGCGTCTGACTCACGGGCACCCTGCTTTTGACTTTAACATCCAGCAGGATGTGTCTGG AGATCCTCCTAATCTGCAGTGCCATG GCACCTTGTACGTGTCCGTGGCCTCAATGGACATGCaggggtgcacgtccgccccggttccagacgtgctaccTCCCCCAGCGGTCCTCCACTCGCCTGCCACTCTAGGAGTATCCCAGCGACG gctcaaGGCCCGCACCCCCAAGAAATTcttgggggtgttcccctccacttcCGGGGTGGACACAGACACCAGtcacggtcctctccccaatctcctgggatccaggcagcagg GGAAGCTGCGTCGTCCAGAGGAACTTAGTGGCCCCTACCGGCAAGACAACCTAGAACAGATGTCGGCTGAGCAGTGTGACAACCATTAG
- the LOC118241457 gene encoding coiled-coil domain-containing protein 96-like, producing the protein MIIADWLERENVPMPVCTRRSRHGYQDQLKILEDLKLQWQCKSQLYQQQVEELRPRCQEKKKQWDCEYQAFIMMMQEVLLAALARRLGKRAALVEVKRLLAAEQKTENKLTAAKIRNLALQMRVQSREEAIGELEERTKAEKLKFENENYKTMILEYEEEVIRIKKGITSTREFQSHLKETINFVELEIQAKLANLAKIKAMIGNKRKALAGVMITKDKLRADNLRLYQRCSLLRNKKLLQDFEKVKDACEDLQSQIDILKRQHEKLSVKCSTVKSKLKQSRPLQHCV; encoded by the exons ATGATAATAGCTGACTGGTTGGAAAGGGAAAACGTGCCAATGCCTGTGTGTACAAGGCGGAGTCGCCATGGCTACCAGGACCAGCTAAAAATTCTAGAGGACCTAAAGTTGCAGTGGCAGTGCAAATCACAGCTCTACCAGCAGCAAGTTGAAGAACTCCGGCCCCGGTgccaggagaagaagaagcagtGGGACTGTGAATATCAAGCCTTCATCATGATGATGCAAGAAGTACTCCTTGCGGCTCTCGCCCGGCGGCTGGGAAAGCGGGCAGCTCTTGTTGAGGTGAAACGGCTCCTTGCAGCTGAGCAGAAGACGGAGAATAAGCTCACTGCTGCAAAAATACGGAACCTTGCGCTGCAGATGAGGGTACAAAGCCGGGAAGAAGCTATTGGAGAACTGGAGGAGAGGACAAAggctgaaaaactgaaatttgaaaatgagAATTATAAGACTATGATCTTGGAGTATGAAGAGGAGGTTATTCGAATAAAGAAAGGAATTACCAGCACTAGAGAG TTCCAGTCACATCTCAAAGAAACGATCAACTTTGTGGAGCTGGAGATCCAGGCCAAACTAGCCAATCTGGCCAAGATAAAGGCAATGATCGGCAACAAACGGAAAGCTCTGGCAGGGGTAATGATAACTAAAGACAAGCTGCGTGCAGACAATCTGCGCCTGTACCAGCGCTGCAGCCTGCTGAGAAACAAGAAGCTGCTCCAGGATTTTGAGAAGGTGAAGGATGCATGCGAGGACCTGCAGAGCCAAATAGACATTCTCAAGAGGCAGCATGAAAAGCTCTCTGTCAAGTGTAGCACAGTAAAGAGCAAGCTGAAGCAGAGCAGGCCACTGCAGCATTGTGTATAA